The sequence GATGACGTAGTAGCCGACCGTTGCGAGACGCCGGCACATGTCCGACAGCTCCTCGCGTATACCGACCGAGTCCATATAGAAGATGACGACAGGGAACGGTCTTGGACGGTCCGGGTGAAACACATACGTGTTCATCACCCCATCCTTGGTTTTCAAATCGACGACCTTCTCCTGCACGACCCCACCCGTTTAGCCATCTTGTATCCCCGCGCGTTTCTGGCGTGGGGTGGGCAGGAGAATGTGCCGGGCCGAAGCTGAAAGCCAGAGCATTACAGATATGCGTGCCTATTTACAGATATGTGAAAATGAATTTGCTCAATTGCGGGCTTTTGTCGCCGGCGCTCGATCCTCTCGCGAAACAAATTTGTCGATGCCTTCGCGAAGTGATCTCAGGATCTGCGTTCGCTTGGATACCAGCCGTTCGACTGGGCCGCCGACGCCGATCGCCAGGATGCGGCCGTGGCGCCGTTCGGGCAACAACATACCGATGACACCAGCCCCGGCCGTCACGGTGTGAAGGGAGATGACGTAGCCATCCTTGCGGATCTTACGGAGTTTCTGCATCAGTTCCTTGAGATCGACCTTCTTCCGCCGGTCTTCCTCCTCGAAATTGATGCGGCGCACGAGCTTCTCGATGGTCTCGTCCGAACGCGCGCTCAGCAGCATCCATCCGAGGCCCGAGCGCGCGAGTGGCCGGATCGTCCCGGGCCTGATCGAGAACTGGATCGTGCGCGGCGAAGGCTGAACGTGGATGTATTGCATGTAGAGGTCGCTCTGGGTCGCGATGCTGACGGTCTCTTCCGTTTCCTTGTTGAGGTGGTTGACTAGCGCCGAAATTCCGCGTTCGCCAAAAAGCGCGCCCTGCACCCAGTGCCCGAGCTGAACGATCCGCATGGTCGGCATGTAGGTCCGCGAATACCGGTCGAAGTCGACATAGCCGAGCACAACCATGCTCTTGAGGACCGCGGAAGCGCTGGAGACGGGATAGCCGAAGCGCAGCGCGACCTCCTTGAGACTCAATGGCCGCTGCACTTCGTCGAAATATTCCAGGATCTCGAACAGCCGCTTGGCCGTCTTGATGACCTCTTTGGACATGCTTCCTCGCTCGCTTTTTCACATAGATAGAAAAGTTTTCCCGTGGACGAAAGTTATTTCGCGGAATCCTCGTGTTTGCTAGAAGGCTCGCCAACAGAGGTCGCCCATGGTTTCTGCCGAGCAGATGAAGTTCGAAGTGTCCGATCGCGTCGCGACGATCACATTCGACCGACCGGACAAGATGAACGCATGGACGCCGGTCATGGAGAGCGAGCTACGCCGCCTGATGGCGATCGCGTCCGAGGACGACGACGTGCGCGCGATCGTGATCACCGGCGCCGGCCGGGGCTTCTGCGCCGGCGCCGATATGGGCCGCCTGTCCGATGCTTCGTTGGGAAGCGCGGCCGCCGCTGCACCGGTCGTTCCCCCGGAGAGCGACGACGATCTGGCGCAGCGATACAGCTATCTGCTCGCCGTTCCCAAGCCGATCATTGCGGGCATCAATGGCGCGATCGCGGGCGTTGGTCTTTGCATCGCGCTGTATTGCGATCTCCGCTTCATGGCCGCAGGTGCGAAGCTGACCACGTCCTTCGCCCGGCGCGGCCTGATCGCGGAGCACGGCAGCGCCTGGATGTTGCGCCAGCTCATCGGACCGATGAATGCCGCGGACCTTCTGCTGTCGGGGCGCGTGGTCGAAGCCGCGGAAGCCGAGCGGCTCGGCCTGGTCAGGATGCTGCCGGCGGACACTTTCCGCGAGACCGTGCAGCAGACGGCGTCGGATTTCGCCAATTTCTGCTCTCCCCGGTCCATGCGCATCATTAAGCAGCAACTGGCGGCAGCTCCCCGGCAAACCCTGGCCGAAGCCACGCAGCTTGCAAACAGGGAAGTCGCGATCTGCCGCGGAACGGAAGACTTCAAGGAGGGCGTTGCCCATTTCATCGAAAAGCGGGCGCCGCGCTTCACCGGCAAGTAAACGCGAGGTCGTGGGCGTCTTCAATTGATGTGAAGTCCGCGCTGAGCGCCTGCCCCCCGATCATCGAGGCGGCCGGGCTCGGCTCGGCGGGGGCAATATTGTGAGCGCAGCGGACCGGTTGGTCAATCACATGTTCTGCTAGTGAGCTGCTAGTGTGGACACTGCTGTCTCGACATACTCGAACAGCAGTCGGCAAGTCTCCGAGTCATTCGCAATGGGCCAACCATCGTCAGGCGGACACGACGGAAACGCAAGGCCAGCGGACACGCTTGAGCCGATCTGGATGGCTATGCGGCAGTGACGGCCTTGCTGTCGATGGCAGCCTGGATTTCGGCCTCGCTCAGGCCGGCCTCGCGCAGCACCTCACGCGAATGCTCGCCGAGGTGCGGCGCGACGCGATGGATGCCGGCCGGGCTCTCCGAGAATTTCGTCGCCGGCCGCGCCTGCCGGATGCGTCCTTCGGTTGGGTGATTGATGTCTGCGAACAGCCCAACGGCGGCAAGATGCGGCTGCTCCCCGATCTCGGTGAGGCGGGCAAAGGCGGTGTGCGGCACGTCGAGCCGCAGCAGCAATTCCTCCCACTCCGCGGTGGTGCGGGTCCGGCCGATCTCGCTCATGCGGTCGTAGATCTTGTCGATGTTCTGGGAGCGCAGCACGGGATCGCGCACGCCGAGCTCGTCGCTCAATTCAGGCCGGCCGACGGCCTCGAAGAAAGCGCACCAATTGTCCCCGGAGTAAGGCAGCATCGTCAGCCAGCCGTCCTTCGTCCGCACCGGGCGCCGGTTCTTCATCCGCTTGTAGCCGGTCGGCCCGATCGGCGGATCGAAGGCGTGGCCGCCCAGCATCTCGATGCTGTTGAAGCCGGCGATGGTCTCCAGCATCGGCACCTCGACCATCTGCCCCTGCCCGCTGCGCTCGCGCCGGAACAAGGCGGCAGAGACGGCGCCAGCCATCGCCATCGCACAGATCTTGTCCCCGATCAGGCTCGGTACGAATTCCGGCTCCTCGTCCGATCCGATCGAGGATGCAAGGCCGGAGGCAGCCTGAATGATCTCGTCGAAGGCGGGGCGCGCTGCCCACGGGCCGTCCTGGCCAAAGCCCGTGGCCGCGGCGTAGATCAGCCGTGGATTGAGTTTTGCGCAATCACCATAGCCGAACCCGAGCCGCGCCATCGCGGCTGGCCGCACATTGGTAACGAGCGCATCCACGGTCGGGATCAGCTTCGCCAGCGCGGCCTTGCCTTCGGGATGCTTCAGATCGAGCGCGAGGCTGCGCTTGTTGCGGTTGACCGCCATGAACTGGCCGCTCATGCCGCGGTTTCGAAACACCCCGGTGTAGCGCCAGGTGTCGCCTCCAGGCGGTTCGACCTTGATGACATCGGCGCCCCAGTCGCCGAGCATCTGCGCAGCATAGGGACCGAACAGCACGCTCGTCAGATCGAGAACGCGGATACCGCTGAGGGGGCCGGTTGGTGCCATCGTCTCTTCACTGTGGTTGGAGGAACGGTCACGGGGGCAAGTTCGAGCGGGCAAGACTGCCGCCCTGCCCGCCCATTGCGTTGCGTCGATGCTATTCGCCGATCACGTCGCCGAACAGCTCCCAGGACTTGCCATTGAAGCGCGCCATCTGCAATTGACGGATCGGCGTCACCTGCTCGGCCGAGGTGTTGAGCTTGATGCCGGGCAGCAGCATCGGCAGCTCGACATCCTTGAACGACTGCGTCTGCTTCATCAGATTGGCGCGCGTCAGATCATTGCCGGCGCGCTGCAGCACCAGCTCCATGATCTGCGCCATGGTGTAGCCGGTGACGTTGAAGATGTCGGCAGGATCCGCTCCGGAATTGTAGGTCTTCATCCATTCGCGCCACGCCTTCATGCCAGCGTCATTCTCCCAGCGAGGATCGCCGGGATCCTTCTGGAAGGCGCCGGTGACGATGCCGACGGAATTTTCGAGCCCGGCCGGTACCAGCACGGATCCGACGGAATTGGAGACGGCGGGAAGGATGATCTGCGGCTTCCAGCCGAGTTCGGCGATCTTCTTGATCGCCTGCGCCGCGAATTTCGGCGTGCATTCGTTGAAGACAACGTCGGCGCCGGCGGCCTTGAACTTGACGATCTGGGAATCGACGGTCGGGTCCGTCGTCTCGTACACCGCTTCCGAGACGATCTGGTTGACGTGCTCGCCGAGACCTTCCTTGAAGCCGGCGAGGTAGTCGCGGCCGGGATCCTCGTTCGGCGTGATGACTGCGATCCTGGCATCGGGCTTGTTGGCCAGAATCCATTTGGCGTAGATTCGGCCCTCAGTGCGGTAGGTCGGCTGCGAGCCGGTGGTCCAGGGGAAATGCTGCGGATCGTTCCAGCGGCTGGCTCCGCTCGATGGGAACAGCTGCGGGATCTTCTTGGCGTTGAGATATTTCTGCGCCGCGATGTTCGGGCCGGTGCCGAGCATCGAGAACATCGCCAGCACCTCGTCGCTCTCGGTGAGGCGCCGAACCTGCTCGACAGTCTTCGACGGCGAATAGCCGTCGTCCATGCTGAGCAGCTCGACCTTTCGGCCGTTGATGCCGCCCTTGTCGTTGAGCATCTTGAAATAGGCGATCTCGGCGCGGCCGATCGCGGAATAGGCGGAGGCCGGCCCCGAATACGGCATTGTCTGGCCGAGCTTGATTGTCGTGTCCGTCGCACCCGTATCGTAGTTTCCGGCGATTGCAGCCGAAGCGGCACAGAAACTTGTGAATAGAGCGAAAGCGCCAAGGACGAATTGTTTTCTCTGCATTTTCAGATTCTCCTCCCGCCAAGACCATGGCCGCGAGTTCATGCGCCACTCGGCTTGTATCGTTTGTTCTTGTTTGTCCTAAGCCGCAATAGTCTCGACATCGGCGGGTGACGTTATACTCGCATTTTGCTGTTTGAGATGTAGCGGAGATGTCAGACGCTTATGCGCAACTTGCAACCGCTCTGTTTGCGGCGCGCATCCTTACAATTCACCTAAATGAAGCGTCGCTCAAGCGGACGGCATTTTCTTCGGATCCGCTTAGCTGAGGTGGCATGGACAAGTCCGTGCTAATGACTGGACCTGACCTTCAGGAGGGCATTAATTACGCCCTAATCATAACGCCGCGATCAGATTTCGATGGGTACAGACATGCCTAGGACAATAAAGAAAGCGTTGGCAGATGACCACATCACGGAAGCTACGAGCTACGGCCCTCCGGCGGCGGGATCGGTCAAGTCGGCGGGACGCGTGCTTCGAATTCTGGAGTTCTTCGACGAGATCCAGCGCGACGCGCGCGTCGCCGAAGTTGCCGAGCGGCTGGGATTTCCGCAATCGTCGACCTCGATCCTGCTCAATTGCCTCGTCGAGCTCGGTTACATGGATTATCTGCAGGAAAGCCGCAGCTTCCTGCCCTCGCCGCGCGTCACCCTGCTCGGGACCTGGCTCGACAAGGGCCCCGTCAGAAACGGCAGCCTGATGCGGATGCTCGAAGAGCTGTCTCAGAAAACGGGCGACACCGTCATCATCGCCGCACGGAGCGGAATTTACGCGCAATATATTCACGTTTTGCAGGCCCGGGCCACGATGCGCTTCCACGTCCCACCCGGATCCAGGCGCCTCGTGGTGTGGTCGGCCACTGGTTTTTCACTGCTGACGTCGAGCAGCGACAAGGAGATTCGCAGCGTGTGCACACGCACCAACGCGGAAGCGGCGCTCGACATATCGCGGATCGACATTAATCAGGTGCTGGAAAACGTCGAGCGCACGCGGCGTGACGGCTTCTTCTTCTCGGCGGGGCTCGTCACGCCTGGCGCGGGGTCGATCGCGCTGCCCCTGCCCGAGGGCATCGACGGCTGGAACCGCGCGCTTGCCGTCGCCGTATCAGGTCCTCTTCAAGATATCACGCGGCGGCAGACGGAGATCGTCGCGCTGCTCAACGATGTAGTGCAGCGCTATCTTCGCCCGTCGTCCTCGAGCTAGGCCGCACCGGCGGTTGCCGGCGGGTCGACCAGCAGCGGCCAAAAACCGTCGCCGCCCTGCTCGCAGATCATCCGGCCGATCTTTTCCTGCCACCACGGTTCGGCCCCCCATTCGTCGCGCCACGACCAGAGCCGGCGGGTGGCGTAGTGCAGCGGATGCTCCTGAGTAAACCCCATCGCGCCGTGGACCTGATGGCAGAGGGCGGCAACCTGCCCGGCAGATTCCCCGCACCGGGATTTTGCAATCGCCACGGCCAGCGCGTTATCACCCAGCCGCGGCGTTTCCGTCAGCGCGTCGCCTGCCGCCGACGCCGCAGCAAAATGGCCTGCCGCAATCGCCAGCATATGCTGGATCGCCTGGAACTTCGCGATCGGCCGGCCGAACTGCACGCGCTCATTGGCGTAGGACAGTGCGTAGTCCATGCACCGCTCCATCCCGCCGATCATCTGCTGGACGCGGATTGCGGCGCCAAACGGCATCAGGCCATCGGCGTCGAGACAGGCGGGCGCCGGCAAGAAGTCGCTCGCGGCCAGTTGCACGCCGCCGAAATCGACGTCTTCGCGCGGCTCATAGGCCACGTTCCGCCGTGTCTTGTTCGAGCGCGCCTTGCCGGTCGGCACGCGGCAGAGGAAGGCATTGCCATTTGCGTCGGACGCGAGGACCAGAGCAATGGGCGCCTGCTTGCCCCAGGCAACATGCCGCGCGATGCCCTGCAATGTTGCGCCCGTTCTGTTCGATGCGAGCGTGATGCGATCGTGCGGATTAACCGGCGCGAGCGTTACCGCTCCCGCGATCACCTCGCCGCCGGCGTCGGTCCAGAGCGCGTTGGCAATCATGGTCTCTGCCAGCGGCAGCGGGACGGAATGAAATGCCGACCGGCGGATCAGGTTTGCCGCAACGTCCGGGGCCAGCCCCGCCCCGCCTTTCATTTCGGGCACCAGTGCCAGCGGCAGGCCGGCATCTTCCATCGCACTCCAGAGCGCATCAGACCACTGCCCGGCGTCGGCCGCGGACAGAACCTTCTTGTCGATGTGTTGCGCAAACAGGCGATCGGCCTGTTCGAGCACAATGGCGGACATGTCTTCCATGGCGTCTCCTCCTCAGCGCAGGCCAAGACCGCGGGCTATCATCCCGCGCAGGATTTCCGGCGTGCCGCCGCGAATGGTGAACGAAGGCGCGTGCAGCAACACATGCGCCATCGCCTGCGAATATTCGTCGTCGTCATCGAGACTTGCCTCGATCGGCAACAGCTTCCGCACCATTTCCGGAACCTCCCGTTCGAACGCCGTGCCGACGTCCTTGACCAGCGCGGCCTCCGTGACCGGGCTCTCGCCGCGCTCCAGAAGGCCAGCGATCGACGACGACATCCGGCGCAGCGTGGCGAAGTGAGCCGCCAACCGGCCGATCTCGACCGCCTGCCGTTCGTTCGGCTCGCGCCCGATCTTGTCGACAAGCTCGACCAGGAGCCTGATGTCCGACATGAATCGGTCCGGGCCGGCGCGCTCGAACGCCAGTTCGCCCGTAACGCGCGTCCAGCCTTCTCCGGGCTTTCCGATCATCATGTCGTCGGGAACGAAGCAGCTCTTGAAGAAGACTTCGTTGAACTCGTGCCCGCCCGACAGGTTCATGATCGGCCTGATCTCGATACCTTCCGAGCTCGTGTCCACGATGAACTGGGACAGCCCGGCGTGGCGATTCTCGCTGAGCGGCTCGGTGCGGGCCAGCACGATCAAATAATGGACGCGATGCGCGTTCGAGGTCCAGATCTTGGTGCCGTTGATGACCCAGCCACCTTCGACCTTGTCGGCCTTGGTGCGGGCCGCCGCGAGGTCGGAGCCGGAATCAGGCTCGCTCATGCCGATGCCGAAATAGCACTCACCCGCCGCGATCTTCGGCAGGATCAGCTGCCGCGCCCGCTCGCTGCCGTGCTTGAGGATCTGCGGGCCGGACTGCCGATCCGCGATCCAGTGCGCGCCGCCCGGCGCGCCGGCCGCCAGCATCTCCTCGGTGACGACGAAACGCTGCAGGTTGGAGTATTCGCCGCCGCCATATTGCTTCGGCCAAGTCATGCCGATGAAGCCGGCCTTGGCGGCGCGCTTGCTGAACTCCGGATCAAATGTCGACCAGGAGGTCCGATGTGCCGCATAACGGCCGGTGTCACGCTCCTCCTGCAGGAACGCGCGGACCTTGCGCCGCATCTCCTCGGCCTCAGGTGGCAAGGTCAGGGATTCGAACCGGAATGCGTGCATTCAAGCCTCCATCGATCGAAGGGCGTCGTTCGGCTGAACTCCAGGGAGCCCGCCATCCTGCTCGTAGTTTACGCTGCCCGACATAACTTGCCTCACTTGCTCTTCCTGCTGACAGAAGCCGCGTCCATGCCGATTTCCGCGAGGACCTCGGCGGTGTGCTCGCCGAGCCGCGGCGCATGACGGCGGAGGCGGAACGGTGCCGAGCTGAATGACACCGGCGCCCGGATTGATTTGTACGCTCCCTCCGACGGGTGCTCGGCCCTGCTGAACATTTCGACCGCCTTCATGTGCTCGTCGTCAGGCAGATCGGCGAGGCCGAGCACGGGCATGCAGGGAATGCTGACATCGTCGCAGAATGATACCCAGGCGGCGGTGGAATGCCTGGGGGCTTCCTCCTCGATGATCTCATAGAGCGCCTCGAGATGGGCCGCCCGCTCGACCAGCGGAAAGAAGCGGACGTCCGACTTCAGCTCAGGGCGGCCGACGAAGTCGAAGAAGTCGCGCCAGTTGCGATCCGAATAGGGCAGGATGCACATATATCCGTCGCCCGTGCGGAACGGCTTTCGGCGCGGACTGACGACACGGCTGTAGCCGGGATTGCCGAGCGACGGCTCGAAGGCGAAGCCGAGCAGATGCTCGACATAGGCGAATTCCGCCGTGGTCTCGAACATCGGCACCTCGATCGCCTGACCTCCGCCGCCCCGCTCTCGCTGGAACAGCGCCGCCATCACCGAATAGGCCATCGCCTGCCCGGACAGCTTGTCGCACAGCACCGTCGGCATGAAAGCCGGTTCGCCGCGCGCAGCCATATGCAATGCAGCGAGCCCGGAGCCGGCCTGGATGATATCGTCATAGGCAGCCTTGTCGCGGTAGGGTCCCTTCTCGCTGAATCCATAGGCGCCGCAATAGATGATGTCGGGCTTGATGGCGCGGACCGCCTGATAGCCGAGCCCGAGCTTGGCGATGGCCTTAGGGCGCAGCGAGTGGACGAACACGTCGGCTGTCGCGATCAGCTTGCGCAGGGCATCCATTTCCGACGACCGCTTCAGGTCGAGCATGACACTGCGCTTGTTGCGGTTGAGATGAAGGAAGCCGCCGGCCATGCCTTCATGGCGATTGGGCCGATAAGTCCGGAAAGAATCGCCCTCTTCGCTCTCGATCTTGATCACGTCGGCGCCGAGATCGGCCATGATGTGGGTCGCAAACGGTCCCATGATCACGTTGGTCAGGTCGACGACGCGAATTCCGCCCAACGGGCCATCTGCAGGGGTTGTGTCCATCCCGAAGCTCTCTCGTTCATTGGCCGCCGCGGCTGGCGCGTGCCGCGCGGGACGTCCAACTTCTACGTGATTGAAATCCGATCAATACGCTTCGGCACGATCGCGCCAATTATCACATATGCGATTGATTACGCCCCTTCGCTCTCTTGCTGGCGGGAACGCGATCAAACATAGTTTCGCCCAACCACAAAAAGACTTGGGAGAAAACAATGATATCGACGAGCCGTCGCCAATTTGTGGGCGTGATCGCTTGGGCACTTGCATTGGCGGGCCTTGCAGCGCCAGCCGCAGCCGCCGAGAGATGGGATCTCTATATCTACAATCCCGTGGCCACGGTGGCAGCGGCCAAGGGCATGAGCGCCGTCGCCGAACAAATCGAAAAGGACACCGGCGGTGAGCTGTCGATCCGGCTGCACCTCGGGGGCTCGCTCCCTATCAACACCACCACCATCACCCAGGCCGTCAGCGACGACGTCGTGCAGATGGGCGACGACGGCTATTTCCTCGGCAACGTGCCGATCGGCGGCGTCCTGCGGCTGCCGATGCTGATCCGCTCGCTGGATGAGTACGAGAAGGCGGCGGACATCATGGCGCCGTACCTGGAGAAAGCCTTCGAGAAGAAGGGCGTGCTGGTCCTCGGCCAGTACCTCTATCCCTACCAGGTCGCGTTCTCAAGCAAGAAGCTGACTGCGCTGGCCGACATCAAGGGCCAGAAGATCCGCGTGACATCGCCCGAGCAGGGCGAGTTCATCAAGCGGCTCGGCGGCGTGCCTGTCACGCTCGGCGCCCCGGAAGTTCCCTCCGCGCTCGACCGCAGCATCGTCGACGGCGTGCTGACCGCGAACACCGGGGGCGGCAATACCTGGAAGGACCTGCTCAAGTTCAACTACCGGCTCGGCATCAACTATTTTAACTCCGTCGTGATCGTGAACAAGGAGCGCTTCAACAAGCTGTCGCCGGAGATCCAGGTCAAGGTGCGCAAGGCCGTCGCCGACAACATGCCGCTCATCACCAAGGCGATGGCGGATGAGGAAGACAGCCTCAGCAAGAAGTTCGCCGAAGGCGGCATGACGGTGACCGAGCCGCAACCCGGCGATCTCGACGTCGGCACCAAGGCGATTTCGGCCTATTGGGATGAATGGGCAAAATCGAAGGGGCCGGATGCTGCGGCCGCGCTCAAGCAGGTTCGTGCGGCGCTTGGCCGGTAATCGATCATGGCTGGCAGCATGGAGATCAAGGAGGTGGCGCCTGACGGCACCGTCCACTTCATCGACAACGTCTCGTCGGGCCCCGGCCCGGTCGAGAACGCCTCGGAAGCGATTTGCGCGCTCTTCCTAATGGCCATGATCATCCTGATCGGAGCCGAGGCGATCGCACGCAATCTGTTTGCGACATCGCTCCAGATCACAGACGAGATTGGCGGCTATCTGCTCGTGGCCATGACCTTCCTGAGCATGTCGGTCGCCGAAGCCCATGGCGCATTTCACCGGGTCGAACTGGTTCAGGCCCGCCTCGGACAATCCGCCCGGCTGGCGTCGCAGATCGTCTTCGACGTGATGTCGCTGGTCGCCTCCGCGTTGATTACCTGGCACCTGATGCGCCTGGTCATGAACTCGTGGCGCTCGGAGGACGTGGCGCCCACGCCGCTGCAGACGCCGCTGTGGATGCCGCAGACCACCATGGCGATCGGCATGTTCCTGCTCTGCCTCGCCCTCGCCCGCACGATCCTGACCAAGGTTCGCCGCCTTCGCGGGAGTACGCAGCCATGACGCCCGGGGTCGAACTGATTTTTGTCTTGGCGATCTTCATCGGCCTATTGTGCGTGGGGACCACGATCCCGTTTGCGATTACGGTGCCATCCGTCCTCTATCTGCTCCTGCATGCGGGTCTACCCGGACTGAAGGGCATCGGCCTCGTCAGCTGGGGCAGCATGAACAGCTTCACGCTGAGTGCGATCCCCCTGTTCATCCTGATGGCCGAAATTCTCCAGGAGAGCCGCCTGAGCTTGAGGGTCTATCATGGCCTGTCCAAGCTGGTGTCCTGGATCCCGGGGGGCCTGCTGCAAACCAACATCGCGGGATGCGCGATCTTCGCGGCCATCAGCGGTTCGAGCGTGGTCACCGCCGCCTCGATCGGCCGGGTCGCGCTGCCTGAATTGCAGAAGCGCAAATACAGTCCGCGCCTGTCGGCGGGCTCGCTGGCGGCGGGCGGCACACTCGGCATCCTAATTCCGCCGAGCATCGCGATGATCGTCTACGGCACCTTCACCGAGACCTCCGTCGCCAAACTTTTCGTGGCCGGCGTGATGCCGGGCCTGCTGCTAACCGCGATGTTCATGGGCTATATCGCCATGCATGCGTGGTTCAGACCCGGGACCGCTCCGCGCGAGGTTGGCGCTCGTTCGGGTCGAGAACTGCTCGCGGCCCTGCTCGACGTCATCCCGTTCATGGTGCTGATCGGCGGCACCATCGGCAGCATCTATTCGGGGCTGGTCACGCCAACTGAGGCGGCGGCGATCGGCTGCGTGCTGGCGATGATCATCGCGGCGTTCTGGGGCGAACTCAGCGTCGCGATCCTCTGGCACGCCTTGCAGACCACCGTGCGCGTGTGCGGCAACATTCTGTTCATCGTCTACGCCGCGTTCCTGTTCTCCTACGCCATCAGCTATGCCGGCGTCGGCGAGCAGATCACGCAATTTCTGGTCAATCTGAAGCTTTCCAAGCTGGAGTTCTTCTTCGCCCTGTTCGTTCTTTACACGGTGCTGGGCTGCCTAGTCGAAAGCCTCGGCATGATCGTGGTAACGGTGCCGCTGCTCTATCCGGTTCTGGTCCAGTACGGCATCGATCCAATCTGGTTCGGCGTGA comes from Bradyrhizobium diazoefficiens and encodes:
- a CDS encoding IclR family transcriptional regulator — translated: MSKEVIKTAKRLFEILEYFDEVQRPLSLKEVALRFGYPVSSASAVLKSMVVLGYVDFDRYSRTYMPTMRIVQLGHWVQGALFGERGISALVNHLNKETEETVSIATQSDLYMQYIHVQPSPRTIQFSIRPGTIRPLARSGLGWMLLSARSDETIEKLVRRINFEEEDRRKKVDLKELMQKLRKIRKDGYVISLHTVTAGAGVIGMLLPERRHGRILAIGVGGPVERLVSKRTQILRSLREGIDKFVSREDRAPATKARN
- a CDS encoding enoyl-CoA hydratase-related protein, which produces MVSAEQMKFEVSDRVATITFDRPDKMNAWTPVMESELRRLMAIASEDDDVRAIVITGAGRGFCAGADMGRLSDASLGSAAAAAPVVPPESDDDLAQRYSYLLAVPKPIIAGINGAIAGVGLCIALYCDLRFMAAGAKLTTSFARRGLIAEHGSAWMLRQLIGPMNAADLLLSGRVVEAAEAERLGLVRMLPADTFRETVQQTASDFANFCSPRSMRIIKQQLAAAPRQTLAEATQLANREVAICRGTEDFKEGVAHFIEKRAPRFTGK
- a CDS encoding CaiB/BaiF CoA transferase family protein gives rise to the protein MAPTGPLSGIRVLDLTSVLFGPYAAQMLGDWGADVIKVEPPGGDTWRYTGVFRNRGMSGQFMAVNRNKRSLALDLKHPEGKAALAKLIPTVDALVTNVRPAAMARLGFGYGDCAKLNPRLIYAAATGFGQDGPWAARPAFDEIIQAASGLASSIGSDEEPEFVPSLIGDKICAMAMAGAVSAALFRRERSGQGQMVEVPMLETIAGFNSIEMLGGHAFDPPIGPTGYKRMKNRRPVRTKDGWLTMLPYSGDNWCAFFEAVGRPELSDELGVRDPVLRSQNIDKIYDRMSEIGRTRTTAEWEELLLRLDVPHTAFARLTEIGEQPHLAAVGLFADINHPTEGRIRQARPATKFSESPAGIHRVAPHLGEHSREVLREAGLSEAEIQAAIDSKAVTAA
- a CDS encoding ABC transporter substrate-binding protein, with the protein product MQRKQFVLGAFALFTSFCAASAAIAGNYDTGATDTTIKLGQTMPYSGPASAYSAIGRAEIAYFKMLNDKGGINGRKVELLSMDDGYSPSKTVEQVRRLTESDEVLAMFSMLGTGPNIAAQKYLNAKKIPQLFPSSGASRWNDPQHFPWTTGSQPTYRTEGRIYAKWILANKPDARIAVITPNEDPGRDYLAGFKEGLGEHVNQIVSEAVYETTDPTVDSQIVKFKAAGADVVFNECTPKFAAQAIKKIAELGWKPQIILPAVSNSVGSVLVPAGLENSVGIVTGAFQKDPGDPRWENDAGMKAWREWMKTYNSGADPADIFNVTGYTMAQIMELVLQRAGNDLTRANLMKQTQSFKDVELPMLLPGIKLNTSAEQVTPIRQLQMARFNGKSWELFGDVIGE
- a CDS encoding IclR family transcriptional regulator — encoded protein: MPRTIKKALADDHITEATSYGPPAAGSVKSAGRVLRILEFFDEIQRDARVAEVAERLGFPQSSTSILLNCLVELGYMDYLQESRSFLPSPRVTLLGTWLDKGPVRNGSLMRMLEELSQKTGDTVIIAARSGIYAQYIHVLQARATMRFHVPPGSRRLVVWSATGFSLLTSSSDKEIRSVCTRTNAEAALDISRIDINQVLENVERTRRDGFFFSAGLVTPGAGSIALPLPEGIDGWNRALAVAVSGPLQDITRRQTEIVALLNDVVQRYLRPSSSS
- a CDS encoding acyl-CoA dehydrogenase family protein, which codes for MEDMSAIVLEQADRLFAQHIDKKVLSAADAGQWSDALWSAMEDAGLPLALVPEMKGGAGLAPDVAANLIRRSAFHSVPLPLAETMIANALWTDAGGEVIAGAVTLAPVNPHDRITLASNRTGATLQGIARHVAWGKQAPIALVLASDANGNAFLCRVPTGKARSNKTRRNVAYEPREDVDFGGVQLAASDFLPAPACLDADGLMPFGAAIRVQQMIGGMERCMDYALSYANERVQFGRPIAKFQAIQHMLAIAAGHFAAASAAGDALTETPRLGDNALAVAIAKSRCGESAGQVAALCHQVHGAMGFTQEHPLHYATRRLWSWRDEWGAEPWWQEKIGRMICEQGGDGFWPLLVDPPATAGAA
- a CDS encoding acyl-CoA dehydrogenase family protein; the protein is MHAFRFESLTLPPEAEEMRRKVRAFLQEERDTGRYAAHRTSWSTFDPEFSKRAAKAGFIGMTWPKQYGGGEYSNLQRFVVTEEMLAAGAPGGAHWIADRQSGPQILKHGSERARQLILPKIAAGECYFGIGMSEPDSGSDLAAARTKADKVEGGWVINGTKIWTSNAHRVHYLIVLARTEPLSENRHAGLSQFIVDTSSEGIEIRPIMNLSGGHEFNEVFFKSCFVPDDMMIGKPGEGWTRVTGELAFERAGPDRFMSDIRLLVELVDKIGREPNERQAVEIGRLAAHFATLRRMSSSIAGLLERGESPVTEAALVKDVGTAFEREVPEMVRKLLPIEASLDDDDEYSQAMAHVLLHAPSFTIRGGTPEILRGMIARGLGLR
- a CDS encoding CaiB/BaiF CoA transferase family protein, which produces MDTTPADGPLGGIRVVDLTNVIMGPFATHIMADLGADVIKIESEEGDSFRTYRPNRHEGMAGGFLHLNRNKRSVMLDLKRSSEMDALRKLIATADVFVHSLRPKAIAKLGLGYQAVRAIKPDIIYCGAYGFSEKGPYRDKAAYDDIIQAGSGLAALHMAARGEPAFMPTVLCDKLSGQAMAYSVMAALFQRERGGGGQAIEVPMFETTAEFAYVEHLLGFAFEPSLGNPGYSRVVSPRRKPFRTGDGYMCILPYSDRNWRDFFDFVGRPELKSDVRFFPLVERAAHLEALYEIIEEEAPRHSTAAWVSFCDDVSIPCMPVLGLADLPDDEHMKAVEMFSRAEHPSEGAYKSIRAPVSFSSAPFRLRRHAPRLGEHTAEVLAEIGMDAASVSRKSK
- the dctP gene encoding TRAP transporter substrate-binding protein DctP, which codes for MISTSRRQFVGVIAWALALAGLAAPAAAAERWDLYIYNPVATVAAAKGMSAVAEQIEKDTGGELSIRLHLGGSLPINTTTITQAVSDDVVQMGDDGYFLGNVPIGGVLRLPMLIRSLDEYEKAADIMAPYLEKAFEKKGVLVLGQYLYPYQVAFSSKKLTALADIKGQKIRVTSPEQGEFIKRLGGVPVTLGAPEVPSALDRSIVDGVLTANTGGGNTWKDLLKFNYRLGINYFNSVVIVNKERFNKLSPEIQVKVRKAVADNMPLITKAMADEEDSLSKKFAEGGMTVTEPQPGDLDVGTKAISAYWDEWAKSKGPDAAAALKQVRAALGR